CTTTCTAGCCACTTCAGATCCACTTTCACATATCCAAGACCAACATCTTCAGGATCAACATTTCTGTATAATTTTGAGGCATCTTTTAACATCACTTTTGAGAAACATATAGATATCTTAGAGTCAAGagtttgttctttggttacttttttcaaaaaaggCGTCGGAAACTTCCAAGGAATCTTAACAACGGATTCTACTCCCTTAGCAAATAGTTCAGGGAATGTCTCAATTCTATTTTCCAACGACTCcatctttgtttttgttgcaCAACAGTGCTGTACAAAATCTTTGATATGGTACATCATACTGCATCTTAAAAAAAGGTTAGTGGTATAAAGTTCTAATGCGTATTTTGATAGCGGGTCACCAAAATTATGTTCTAAATCTCCATCTAGATTATAAAGATCATCAAATTTCAACGATTCTATCCCAATGTCTGCCCAGAGAAGTTGTTTCTGCTTAAATATATCTTCTCTATGAGTCTCAAGTTGTTTATTAGAAAAATGCAAACATATGATAAATTTTATCAAACTCAACTGCTGTAAGCCATCCACACAACAATCCCACACATCCTCAGGCAATTCAATCCCCTTATCAGCACACCATATTTTCAATTGCCTGATCCGAAATCCCTCAATCTCCAATAGGCTCAAAATTGTCAATCCAAACGATTTATTCAATTTACTTTCATCGCTTTTCTCGCCATAGCAAACAAGCATGGAACTCATAGGTAACAGTGTCGAGTAGGCAAAACAACCCCCTTCTATTTACTAGGTTAAAATCAACCGCAACTTTCGATTCGTACTAAAGATAGTATCGTTTCCTTTGTGAATACGTATGCAACAGACTTGCAAGATTGCGATGTGATAACTTATACTCTACGACACAAAAGAACGAAACAAAGTGAACATTAAACAAACAGACACCCAAACAGTTATACCAATTATCGtgataaagaaacaaaaagcaaacaaataaaaaccAGTATTATCAATCCCAAATCATAACGTTTTTGTGGAACACAGTAATCGCATTGCATTGGTTTGTCGAAAGTGTTAGGTGATACAAAACGTGAAGACGTTTGAAAACTGACGCGCGACAGACTTCAAATTgaattttgaagaaaaaaaaaaaaaaaacagcagcagcaaaaaTTAgagatcaaaaagaaatcaaaccACGTGaccagaaagaaaagttccAGAAAAAATTCAAGCTGACTCAAGTAACCACACCAGGCTGACTATCTTGCTAACCAATTCGATGTTATCACACAGAGCGAATGAGTCGCAAAGAAGACCGACTAAGTAGGTTgcaattggaaaattttATTCCTCATTTCTCATGTATATAAAGAGCTGTATATGAGgaattgaacttgaactttAAAACCCTCTCTGAGTCCTGTGAAGGCACTGTGAACTAAAACGTCTCGAAACTTCGTTCCATTTAAGGACTAAACAATCTTCCAGAGACACATTCTGACACGCATAGCTTAGGGCCATCAATTTTTCTTGCGAATAATGAGTGCATTCTTTAAATGGTACACTACGTCGGTGAAAAGGTCGCCTAAACTCACCAATGGGATAATGACGGGTTCGTTATTTGGAATTGGTGATGCAGTGGCTCAGGTGTTTTTCCCAGAGAAtggcaaaaaaaagtatGATGCAGCAAGGACATTTAGGGCAGTGTTCTACGGCTCCATCATATTTGCGCCAATTGGCGATAAATGGTATAAATTCTTAAATGGCAAAATTGTTCTCAAGCCAGGCGAACATTGGATTAACAATGTCGCTAGGGTTCTGTGCGATCAGTTGATATTTGCGCCGGCATGTATCCCAGTGTATTACGGTGTAATGACATTGTTTGAAGGTAAGTCTATTGCCAGCGCAAAGGAGAAGATCCAAAACAATTTCTCTTCTACCTTGGTCACAAATTGGTACGTCTGGCCTTGGGTTCAGCTTCTAAACTTCTCAGTAGTGCCTGTTCATCATAGGTTGCTTACAGTGAACTTCGTTGCCATCTTTTGGAACACATTCTTATCCATAAAGAATTCCAAAGTCACTGACGACAATAAAAAGATACCAGTGAACTATCCTCCAATTCCGGAATAGGATCGTATATCTCATTTATCTACATTTGAGAAAAATGAATAGATGAAAGTTTTCTATCTACTTTATGGACATTAGCCATAACATATTTATAATAGACGTATGTATTGTATTCATTGGCGTCAAACAAAACCACCAATAAGCTTCGTACTCTGTTCTTTTTTACCTAACTGAATCAGTCTTGTTAACTTCAAGCGGGTTGATTTGACTATTTCAACGGTTTTTTATAAAAAAGTCTTTAATTCAAGGAAATCAAAACTATTCCCTCGTAGATACATGACTTAACCTCCTAAGAGTTAACAGACAACTGAGATAAACATTAACTGGGCGAAGCGATACGCCATTCAAACAATGTTGTGTAGGAATAATCCATGTGTTCGAGTTCTACTGAAGCCGCGGCTCATTAAAACAAGCTACCAGCAGAGGTTTTACTCAAAAGCGAGCTCGATACCCAAGAGACGGCTAATCAACTGGAAAACAGTAACCTTAGGAGTTGCTGGCACGACTTTAGTATTCTACAATACTAATGATACTTTCTATATGTTCTCCAGACATATGTACCTGACTATGGGTCGAGTAAATGTGGCTGCCCAGGCTCTGGTACGTTGTTTTTATCATTACAAAAAGACCCTTGGCGGAAAATACAAGGACAAGGAAGACTATCAACGAGCTTTAAAGGATTGTCACAAGAAGTGTGCTGTTATTACTCTCAATGCCCTAGAGCGTAACGGTGGTATATTCATCAAACTTGGCCAACATATTGGCGCAATGACGTACCTATTACCACCGGAGTGGACTGAAACAATGGTTCCTTTACAAGACAAATGTCCAGAGTCaactgttgaagaaattgacaGGATGTTCCAACAAGATCTTAATTGCAGTCTTGATGATATGTTCTCTGAATTTGATCCGAA
This genomic interval from Kluyveromyces marxianus DMKU3-1042 DNA, complete genome, chromosome 4 contains the following:
- the SYM1 gene encoding ethanol metabolism protein; the protein is MSAFFKWYTTSVKRSPKLTNGIMTGSLFGIGDAVAQVFFPENGKKKYDAARTFRAVFYGSIIFAPIGDKWYKFLNGKIVLKPGEHWINNVARVLCDQLIFAPACIPVYYGVMTLFEGKSIASAKEKIQNNFSSTLVTNWYVWPWVQLLNFSVVPVHHRLLTVNFVAIFWNTFLSIKNSKVTDDNKKIPVNYPPIPE